A window from Candidatus Zixiibacteriota bacterium encodes these proteins:
- the cas4 gene encoding CRISPR-associated protein Cas4, protein MTYTEEDLLPLSGLQHLVFCERQWALIHLEQQWAENRLTAEGRITHDRSHRDEVELRGDLRIVRGLRIHSLKLGLVGMADVVEFSRTSEIPSIDSSTEAVRIPGVKGLWRPFPVEYKRGRPKPDNCDKVQLCAQAMCLEEMLSITVSTGAVFYGQPRRRLDVEFDGDLRAETEEYSAQMHELYNSGRTPAVAYEKKCSSCSLLELCIPKVTASAHRSQRYIESALKELGLTGNSDGRGTPK, encoded by the coding sequence ATGACATACACGGAAGAAGACTTGCTTCCCCTGTCGGGTCTCCAGCACCTCGTCTTCTGTGAGCGGCAATGGGCGCTGATTCATCTCGAACAGCAGTGGGCGGAGAATCGGTTGACTGCGGAGGGTCGAATTACACACGATAGATCGCACCGAGACGAAGTAGAACTGCGTGGTGATCTGCGAATTGTGCGTGGTCTGCGCATTCACTCTCTGAAACTCGGACTTGTTGGCATGGCCGATGTAGTGGAATTTTCGAGGACTTCGGAAATACCGTCGATTGATTCATCCACAGAGGCCGTTCGCATTCCTGGAGTTAAAGGACTCTGGCGGCCATTTCCTGTAGAGTACAAAAGAGGCAGGCCAAAACCGGATAACTGCGACAAAGTTCAGCTATGCGCCCAGGCGATGTGTTTAGAGGAGATGCTTAGTATAACAGTCAGCACTGGAGCAGTCTTCTACGGCCAGCCGCGCCGAAGGCTTGATGTGGAATTTGACGGCGATTTGCGAGCGGAGACGGAGGAATACTCTGCCCAAATGCACGAATTATACAATTCCGGCAGGACCCCAGCCGTCGCGTACGAGAAGAAGTGCAGCAGTTGCTCATTGTTAGAGCTGTGTATTCCAAAAGTCACTGCGTCTGCTCATAGATCGCAGCGTTACATTGAATCTGCTTTAAAGGAACTCGGGTTGACCGGTAATTC